A region from the uncultured Stenotrophomonas sp. genome encodes:
- a CDS encoding putative membrane protein (Evidence 3 : Function proposed based on presence of conserved amino acid motif, structural feature or limited homology), with the protein MNPMAILLPVAQAAPAAPGMGTFLLPIVLIAVMYFVMIRPQMKRQKEHKAMLEKINKGDEVLTNGGIAGVVTHIGDNFVTVEVADNVRIRVQKGAIGNVLPKGTLKSAA; encoded by the coding sequence ATGAACCCGATGGCAATCCTGCTTCCCGTCGCCCAGGCCGCTCCGGCCGCCCCGGGCATGGGCACCTTCCTGCTGCCGATCGTCCTGATCGCGGTCATGTATTTCGTGATGATCCGCCCGCAGATGAAGCGCCAGAAGGAACACAAGGCGATGCTGGAGAAGATCAACAAGGGCGACGAAGTGCTGACCAATGGCGGCATCGCCGGCGTGGTCACCCACATCGGCGACAACTTCGTCACCGTCGAGGTGGCCGACAACGTCCGCATCCGCGTGCAGAAGGGTGCCATCGGCAACGTGCTGCCCAAGGGCACGCTGAAGTCCGCTGCCTGA
- the secD gene encoding SecYEG protein translocase auxillary subunit (Evidence 2a : Function of homologous gene experimentally demonstrated in an other organism; PubMedId : 2170107, 2249673, 7507921; Product type t : transporter), with translation MLEFPRWKYFLILIILAVSALYALPNVYQKDPSVQITANRGGQIDDAFKQHVSSALDEAGLVSKSVETEGDSLIVRLNSLDAQTRANDVLREKAGENYTVALNLASTVPDWLARLGGKPMVLGLDLVGGVHFALQVDKKAAVDKRFDAFAEDIRTTLRDGRIGYRSVERRGESDIQVVLSNADDADKARVALAKAQPTLTYSGSGERLTVSVPQAEMLQITSGAIEQNLSTLRNRVNELGVAEPIIQRQGEDRIVVELPGVQDTAEAKRMIGATATLEYRAVVDGNAEDAVASGRIPPEAKLYRDRNGRPVLLNKRTIVTGDQMVKADAATDQNGMPAVSVTLNSVGGQRMFDFTSGNVNKPMAVVYTERIPQVTVVDGKEVRSFRVKEEVISVANINGVFGKNFQTTGLEKTEAENLAKLLRAGSLAAPMDFVEEYVIGPSLGAENVARGVKAVVFSFVFTLLFFTVYYRVFGAITSVALLFNLLIVVAVMSMFGATMTLPGFAGLALSVGLSVDANVLINERIREELRLGMPAKAAIAAGYEKASGTILDANLTGLIVGVALYAFGTGPLKGFALTMIIGIFASMFTAITVSRALAVLIYGRRKKLASVAI, from the coding sequence ATGCTCGAATTTCCACGCTGGAAGTACTTCCTGATTCTGATCATTCTGGCGGTCAGCGCCCTGTATGCGCTGCCCAACGTCTACCAGAAGGATCCCTCCGTGCAGATCACCGCCAACCGCGGCGGCCAGATCGACGACGCGTTCAAGCAGCACGTCTCCTCGGCGCTGGACGAGGCCGGGCTCGTGTCCAAGTCGGTGGAAACGGAGGGCGACAGCCTGATCGTCCGCCTGAATTCGCTCGACGCCCAGACCCGCGCCAACGACGTGCTGCGCGAGAAGGCCGGCGAGAACTACACCGTGGCGCTGAATCTGGCCTCGACCGTGCCGGACTGGCTGGCCCGGCTGGGCGGCAAGCCGATGGTGCTGGGCCTGGACCTGGTCGGCGGCGTGCACTTCGCGCTGCAGGTGGACAAGAAGGCCGCGGTGGACAAGCGCTTCGACGCCTTCGCCGAGGACATCCGCACCACCTTGCGTGATGGCCGCATCGGCTACCGTTCGGTCGAGCGCCGTGGCGAGAGCGACATCCAGGTGGTGCTGTCCAATGCCGACGACGCCGACAAGGCGCGCGTGGCGCTGGCCAAGGCGCAGCCGACCCTGACCTATTCGGGCAGCGGCGAGCGGCTCACGGTCAGCGTGCCGCAGGCCGAGATGCTGCAGATCACCTCCGGCGCCATCGAGCAGAACCTGAGCACGTTGCGCAACCGCGTCAACGAGCTGGGCGTGGCCGAGCCGATCATCCAGCGCCAGGGCGAGGATCGCATCGTGGTCGAGCTGCCAGGCGTGCAGGACACCGCCGAAGCCAAGCGCATGATCGGCGCCACCGCCACGCTGGAATACCGCGCCGTGGTCGATGGCAATGCGGAAGATGCCGTCGCTTCGGGCCGCATTCCGCCGGAAGCCAAGCTGTACCGCGACCGCAACGGCCGCCCGGTGCTGCTGAACAAGCGCACCATCGTCACCGGCGACCAGATGGTCAAGGCCGACGCGGCCACCGACCAGAACGGCATGCCGGCGGTGAGCGTCACCCTCAACAGCGTCGGCGGCCAGCGCATGTTCGACTTCACCAGCGGCAATGTGAACAAGCCGATGGCGGTGGTCTACACCGAGCGCATCCCGCAGGTGACGGTGGTCGACGGCAAGGAAGTGCGCAGCTTCCGGGTCAAGGAGGAAGTCATCTCCGTGGCCAACATCAACGGCGTGTTCGGCAAGAACTTCCAGACCACCGGCCTGGAGAAGACCGAGGCCGAGAATCTTGCCAAGCTGCTGCGCGCCGGCTCGCTGGCCGCGCCGATGGACTTCGTCGAGGAATACGTGATCGGCCCGAGCCTGGGCGCGGAGAACGTGGCCCGCGGCGTCAAGGCGGTGGTGTTCTCGTTCGTGTTCACGCTGCTGTTCTTCACCGTCTACTACCGCGTGTTCGGCGCGATCACTTCGGTGGCGCTGCTGTTCAACCTGCTGATCGTGGTGGCGGTCATGTCGATGTTCGGCGCGACGATGACCCTGCCGGGCTTCGCCGGCCTGGCGCTGTCGGTAGGCCTGTCGGTGGACGCCAACGTGCTGATCAACGAGCGTATCCGCGAGGAACTGCGGCTGGGCATGCCGGCCAAGGCGGCTATTGCCGCCGGCTACGAGAAGGCTTCGGGCACCATCCTCGACGCCAACCTCACCGGCCTGATCGTTGGCGTGGCGCTGTATGCGTTCGGCACCGGCCCGCTGAAGGGCTTCGCGCTGACCATGATCATCGGCATCTTCGCCTCGATGTTCACCGCGATCACCGTGTCGCGCGCGCTGGCGGTGCTGATCTATGGCCGCCGCAAGAAGCTGGCCTCCGTGGCCATCTGA
- the tgt gene encoding queuine tRNA-ribosyltransferase (tRNA-guanine transglycosylase) (Guanine insertion enzyme) (Evidence 2a : Function of homologous gene experimentally demonstrated in an other organism; Product type e : enzyme), with product MSRLQFTLQTTDGNARRGQLSFPRGTVQTPAFMPVGTYGSVKGVLPEQVRALGAEIILGNTFHLYLRPGLDVIADHGGLHGFCRWNGPILTDSGGFQVFSLAHRRKITEQGVTFASPTDGARVFLGPEESMKIQKVLDSDVVMIFDECTPYPATEPVARKSMELSLRWAQRSRDAHDALGNDAALFGIVQGGVHIDLRSRSAEGLQQIGFDGYAIGGLAVGEPEHERNAMLEHMHPILPADRPRYLMGVGRPEDLVEGVARGVDMFDCVMPTRNARNGHYFTSFGTVRIRNARYERDMDTIEPGCGCHACNSGYTRSYLRHLDRCNEMLAPMLGTLHNLYYYEKLMADMRAAIEAGTFLAFRESFYAARGTVAPAL from the coding sequence ATGTCACGATTGCAGTTCACCCTCCAGACCACCGACGGCAACGCCCGCCGCGGCCAGCTGTCCTTCCCGCGTGGCACCGTGCAGACTCCGGCGTTCATGCCGGTGGGGACCTACGGCTCGGTCAAGGGCGTGCTGCCCGAGCAGGTCCGTGCGCTCGGCGCCGAGATCATCCTCGGCAACACCTTCCACCTGTACCTGCGGCCGGGGCTGGACGTGATCGCCGACCACGGCGGCCTGCACGGCTTCTGCCGCTGGAACGGGCCGATCCTGACCGACTCCGGCGGCTTCCAGGTGTTCTCGCTGGCGCACCGCCGCAAGATCACCGAGCAGGGCGTCACTTTCGCCTCGCCGACCGACGGCGCGCGGGTGTTCCTCGGCCCGGAAGAGAGCATGAAGATCCAGAAGGTGCTCGACTCGGACGTCGTGATGATCTTCGACGAATGCACGCCGTACCCGGCCACCGAGCCGGTGGCGCGCAAGTCGATGGAACTGAGCCTGCGCTGGGCGCAGCGCTCGCGCGACGCGCACGATGCGCTGGGCAACGACGCGGCGCTGTTCGGCATCGTCCAGGGCGGGGTGCATATCGACCTGCGCAGCCGCTCAGCCGAAGGTTTGCAGCAAATAGGTTTTGATGGCTACGCCATCGGCGGGCTGGCGGTGGGCGAGCCCGAGCACGAGCGCAACGCCATGCTCGAGCACATGCACCCGATCCTGCCGGCCGACCGCCCGCGCTACCTGATGGGCGTGGGCCGCCCCGAGGACCTGGTCGAAGGCGTGGCGCGCGGCGTGGACATGTTCGACTGCGTGATGCCCACCCGCAACGCGCGCAACGGCCATTACTTCACTTCCTTTGGCACCGTGCGCATCCGCAACGCCCGCTACGAGCGCGACATGGACACGATCGAACCGGGCTGCGGCTGCCATGCCTGCAACAGCGGCTACACCCGCTCCTACCTGCGCCACCTGGACCGCTGCAACGAGATGCTGGCGCCGATGCTCGGCACCCTGCACAACCTGTATTACTACGAGAAGCTGATGGCCGACATGCGCGCGGCGATCGAGGCGGGAACCTTCCTGGCCTTCCGCGAGTCCTTCTATGCGGCGCGCGGGACGGTTGCGCCGGCGCTGTAG
- the secF gene encoding Protein-export membrane protein SecF, translating to MKLFPLHLIPNDTTIDFMRHRKPVLVLMVVLLVLSIGIIGFKGFNYALEFTGGTVVRTHFQNSIDADSVRERLAAAGFENVQVQSVGGGNDMMVRLPPDGQHNNAADAAQKVAEKVRSAVTSEANPASVQPGEFVGPQVGRDLAMNGVYATLFMVVGFLIYIAARFEWKFAVVASLTAFFDLILTVAYMSLLGREFDLTMLAGMLSVMGFAINDIIVVFDRVRENFRSLRVEPLEVLNRSINQTLSRTIITAVMFFLSALALYLYGGESMEGLAETHMVGAVIVVVSSVIVAVPLLSIGPFKVSKQDLLPKAKDVEALARRP from the coding sequence ATGAAACTGTTCCCGCTTCACCTCATTCCGAACGACACCACCATCGACTTCATGCGCCACCGCAAGCCGGTGCTGGTGCTGATGGTGGTCCTGCTGGTGCTGTCCATCGGCATCATCGGCTTCAAGGGCTTCAACTACGCGCTGGAGTTCACCGGCGGCACCGTGGTGCGCACCCACTTCCAGAACAGCATCGATGCCGACAGCGTGCGCGAACGCCTGGCCGCGGCCGGCTTCGAGAACGTCCAGGTGCAGAGCGTGGGTGGCGGCAACGACATGATGGTCCGCCTGCCGCCGGACGGCCAGCACAACAACGCTGCCGATGCCGCGCAGAAGGTGGCCGAGAAGGTGCGCAGCGCGGTCACCAGCGAGGCCAACCCGGCCAGCGTGCAGCCGGGTGAGTTCGTCGGTCCGCAGGTCGGCAGGGACCTGGCGATGAACGGCGTCTATGCCACGCTGTTCATGGTGGTCGGCTTCCTGATCTACATCGCCGCGCGCTTCGAGTGGAAGTTCGCGGTGGTGGCCAGCCTCACCGCGTTCTTCGATCTGATCCTGACCGTGGCCTACATGTCGCTGCTCGGCCGCGAGTTCGACCTGACCATGCTGGCCGGCATGCTGTCGGTGATGGGCTTCGCCATCAACGACATCATCGTGGTGTTCGACCGCGTGCGCGAAAACTTCCGCAGCCTGCGCGTGGAGCCGCTGGAAGTGTTGAACCGCTCGATCAACCAGACCCTGTCGCGCACCATCATCACCGCGGTGATGTTCTTCCTGTCGGCGCTGGCGCTGTACCTGTACGGCGGCGAATCGATGGAAGGCCTGGCCGAGACCCACATGGTTGGCGCGGTCATCGTGGTGGTGTCCTCGGTCATCGTCGCCGTGCCGCTGCTGAGCATCGGGCCGTTCAAGGTCAGCAAGCAGGACCTGTTGCCCAAGGCAAAGGACGTGGAGGCGCTGGCGCGCCGCCCGTAA